A genomic region of Serratia fonticola contains the following coding sequences:
- a CDS encoding SDR family oxidoreductase, whose translation MSLNALNEFSLDFFSLKGKTAIVTGGNSGLGQAFAMALAKAGANLFIPSFIMDKGETRELIEQQGVRVEFMQVDITEKGAPAKVIAQCLETFGTVDILVNNAGICKLNKVLDFGREDWDPMIDINLTAAFELSYEAAKIMIPKKQGKIINICSLFSYLGGQWSPAYSATKHALAGFTKAYCDELGQYNIQVNGIAPGYYATDITVETRKNPETNKRVLDHIPANRWGETQDLMGAMVFLASRASDYVNGHLLVVDGGYLVR comes from the coding sequence ATGTCGTTAAACGCGTTAAATGAGTTCTCATTGGATTTCTTTTCCCTGAAAGGCAAAACCGCCATTGTCACCGGGGGTAACAGTGGTCTTGGGCAGGCATTTGCCATGGCGCTGGCCAAAGCCGGGGCGAACCTGTTCATCCCAAGTTTTATCATGGATAAGGGTGAAACCCGCGAACTCATCGAACAGCAAGGGGTCAGGGTCGAGTTTATGCAGGTGGATATCACGGAAAAGGGCGCACCTGCGAAGGTGATTGCTCAGTGTCTGGAAACTTTCGGCACCGTGGATATTTTGGTCAACAACGCGGGTATCTGTAAGTTGAACAAGGTACTGGATTTTGGCCGAGAAGACTGGGATCCGATGATTGATATCAACCTGACCGCCGCATTTGAGTTAAGTTATGAAGCGGCGAAAATCATGATCCCGAAAAAACAGGGGAAAATAATCAATATTTGCTCTCTGTTCTCTTATCTTGGCGGGCAATGGTCACCGGCTTATTCTGCGACCAAACATGCGTTAGCGGGTTTTACCAAGGCTTATTGCGATGAATTGGGGCAATATAATATTCAAGTGAACGGTATTGCGCCGGGTTATTATGCCACCGATATTACGGTAGAAACACGTAAAAACCCAGAGACCAATAAACGGGTTCTTGACCATATCCCAGCAAACCGTTGGGGGGAAACACAGGATTTGATGGGAGCCATGGTATTTTTAGCCAGCCGTGCATCTGATTATGTCAATGGTCATTTATTGGTAGTCGATGGCGGTTATTTAGTTCGATAA
- a CDS encoding electron transfer flavoprotein subunit beta/FixA family protein, with the protein MNLLLAIKVAPDLGMLAKTDWQPDEQLQIDTHFTRRLLSGYDECAAEMVLMLRDEMPLNLSVLTVADAKADPVLKQLLALGYQQALRIEPPVDWDLRFNPATIAALIAAYQQQVAPQSVIVTGAQSIEGQNGQTPLMLAERLNWPCLTGVCQLAPAAEAGALRVTRQTAYGQEVLTVKPPLVLVVGNSQQASALRVPTLKQKLAASKRPIPCLSPAELGVQTLLPGDVEVCGLTHLEHRRAGVLIEGDTVEQKVDRLYRDYLRERWPS; encoded by the coding sequence ATGAACCTGCTGTTGGCGATTAAGGTTGCGCCGGATTTGGGGATGTTGGCTAAGACTGATTGGCAACCCGATGAACAGTTGCAAATCGACACCCACTTTACCCGGCGGTTGTTGAGCGGCTACGACGAATGCGCAGCGGAAATGGTGTTGATGCTGCGCGATGAAATGCCACTCAACCTGAGTGTATTGACGGTGGCGGATGCGAAGGCCGATCCGGTACTGAAACAGCTGCTGGCGCTGGGTTATCAGCAAGCGTTACGTATTGAACCGCCAGTGGATTGGGATCTCCGTTTTAACCCGGCTACGATTGCCGCTTTGATCGCAGCATATCAGCAACAGGTTGCTCCCCAGTCGGTCATCGTCACGGGGGCACAAAGCATTGAGGGACAAAACGGTCAAACACCCTTGATGTTGGCCGAGCGCTTGAACTGGCCTTGTCTCACCGGTGTTTGCCAATTGGCACCGGCCGCTGAAGCGGGGGCTTTACGGGTTACCCGACAAACCGCTTATGGCCAGGAGGTGCTGACAGTGAAGCCGCCTTTGGTCTTGGTGGTCGGGAATTCGCAGCAGGCGAGTGCGTTACGGGTTCCCACGTTAAAACAGAAGCTGGCGGCAAGCAAACGACCGATCCCCTGTCTGTCGCCCGCTGAGTTAGGCGTGCAGACGTTATTACCTGGGGATGTTGAGGTCTGTGGCTTAACGCATTTGGAACATCGGCGTGCCGGAGTGCTGATTGAAGGGGATACGGTGGAGCAGAAAGTGGATCGACTATATCGGGACTATCTTCGTGAACGGTGGCCATCATGA
- a CDS encoding MFS transporter, which translates to MTSRSPQQVRMDDIPLNTFHMKMAGLTFGAHLTDGYVLGVIGFALAQLKPQMELTPFWEGMIGSSALIGLFLGSLILGWVSDHIGRQKIFSFSFVIITLASVMQFFATTPEQLFWLRVLVGIGLGGDYAVGHTMLAEFSPRKHRGILLGSFSVIWTLGYVAAGFVSHFLIEPGPDAWRWLLASSAIPALLIMLLRIGTPESPRWLMRKGRIAEAHRVVKRCFGPHVVLNDEIPVETARHIHTLFSARYWRRTAFNSLFFVCLVIPYFAIYTFLPSILTTLGQSQNFATDLLLNGLLMIGALIGIAFTQWLPRRRFLIGAFWILAATLGALAFVPPGQGAMLLLFALFTLTISAVSNLVGVFPAESFPTDIRSLGVGFATSMSRLGSAIGTALLPMSMISLGLQGTMLILTGVLVLGAAVSILWAPETKDMTLVGASSVKPLSAH; encoded by the coding sequence ATGACATCACGATCACCTCAGCAAGTGCGTATGGATGATATTCCGCTAAACACCTTTCATATGAAAATGGCGGGGCTGACTTTTGGTGCCCACCTTACCGACGGCTATGTGCTGGGTGTGATTGGTTTTGCGCTGGCCCAGCTAAAACCGCAGATGGAACTGACGCCATTTTGGGAAGGAATGATCGGTAGTTCGGCGTTAATTGGTCTGTTCCTGGGAAGCCTGATATTAGGCTGGGTTTCAGATCATATTGGCCGCCAGAAAATTTTCAGCTTTAGCTTTGTTATCATCACGTTAGCTTCTGTGATGCAGTTTTTTGCCACCACGCCGGAACAGCTGTTCTGGCTGCGGGTGTTGGTAGGGATTGGCCTAGGGGGCGATTACGCCGTTGGGCACACCATGCTGGCCGAGTTTTCGCCACGTAAGCACCGCGGCATTTTGTTGGGATCGTTTAGTGTGATCTGGACGTTAGGCTATGTTGCCGCTGGCTTTGTCAGTCATTTCCTTATCGAGCCGGGGCCGGATGCCTGGCGTTGGCTGCTGGCCTCAAGCGCCATTCCGGCGCTATTGATTATGCTGTTACGCATCGGCACACCGGAATCGCCCCGCTGGTTGATGCGCAAGGGGCGTATCGCCGAAGCCCATAGGGTGGTGAAGCGCTGCTTTGGTCCCCATGTGGTATTAAATGACGAAATTCCTGTGGAAACAGCGCGCCATATTCACACCTTATTTTCGGCACGTTACTGGCGGCGTACCGCCTTTAACAGCCTGTTTTTCGTCTGTCTGGTGATCCCGTATTTTGCCATCTACACCTTTTTACCGTCGATCCTTACCACGCTAGGGCAGAGTCAGAATTTTGCCACTGACCTGCTGCTCAATGGCTTGCTGATGATTGGCGCCTTGATAGGGATTGCTTTCACTCAATGGTTACCACGTCGTCGTTTCCTGATTGGTGCATTTTGGATCCTCGCGGCGACCTTGGGCGCGTTGGCGTTTGTGCCGCCAGGCCAAGGGGCGATGTTGCTGTTATTTGCTCTGTTTACGCTGACTATTTCAGCGGTCAGTAACCTGGTCGGCGTGTTCCCGGCGGAAAGCTTCCCCACTGATATTCGTTCGTTGGGGGTCGGCTTTGCGACCTCAATGAGTCGGCTCGGCTCCGCCATTGGTACTGCTCTGTTACCGATGTCGATGATTTCTCTGGGGTTGCAGGGCACCATGCTGATATTGACTGGTGTACTGGTGCTGGGGGCTGCGGTCTCTATCCTGTGGGCTCCGGAAACGAAAGATATGACGTTGGTGGGTGCCTCTTCGGTAAAGCCGTTAAGCGCCCACTGA
- a CDS encoding nitrate/nitrite transporter: MEKSNSHRWLTLAIISISGGVSFDLAYLRYIYQIPMAKFMGFSNTEIGLIMSTFGITAIILYAPSGIIADKFSHKKMMTFAMIATGLLGLLMAVYPPFWVMILIQIAFAVTTILLLWSVSIKAASLLGNHDEQGKIMGWMEGLRGVGVMALAVFTMWIFSLFAPENPNSLKAVILIYSGVYILLGILCWFFVSDGFVTSDETEKPRKFSLGDIVSVLKISTTWYCSMIIFGVYTIYAILSYSTNYLTEMYGMTLVAASYMGIVINKIFRAMCGPLGGLITTYTRLKSPTRAIQLLALVSIATLVVLLITNQNPTSVAVGIGLILLLAFTCYASRGLYFACIGEARTPKYIMGTTVGICSVIGFLPDVFVYPVIGHWQDTLPAAEAYHNMWLMGLAATTLVVVFTFLLFNNIKRAGAKNTTTQPVTE, translated from the coding sequence ATGGAAAAATCTAATTCCCACCGCTGGCTAACACTTGCAATAATAAGCATCAGCGGCGGAGTAAGTTTCGATCTGGCTTATTTACGCTATATTTACCAAATTCCCATGGCCAAATTCATGGGCTTCTCCAATACCGAAATTGGGCTGATTATGAGCACCTTCGGTATTACCGCTATTATCCTGTATGCACCAAGTGGGATCATTGCCGATAAGTTTTCCCACAAGAAGATGATGACCTTCGCCATGATAGCGACCGGTCTGCTGGGGTTGCTGATGGCGGTTTATCCCCCATTCTGGGTGATGATCCTGATCCAGATCGCCTTTGCGGTCACCACCATCCTGCTGCTGTGGTCCGTTTCGATCAAGGCCGCGTCACTGCTTGGCAACCATGACGAACAGGGAAAAATCATGGGCTGGATGGAGGGCTTGCGCGGGGTTGGCGTCATGGCCCTGGCGGTGTTCACCATGTGGATTTTCTCGCTGTTCGCACCAGAAAACCCTAATAGCCTGAAGGCGGTGATCCTGATCTATAGCGGAGTTTATATTCTGTTGGGTATTCTGTGCTGGTTCTTTGTCAGTGATGGTTTCGTCACCAGTGACGAAACAGAAAAACCGCGTAAATTCAGCTTGGGGGATATCGTCTCGGTCCTCAAAATCAGTACGACCTGGTATTGCAGTATGATTATCTTCGGCGTTTACACCATCTACGCCATTCTCAGTTACTCCACCAACTACCTGACCGAAATGTATGGCATGACCTTGGTCGCCGCCAGTTACATGGGGATCGTGATCAACAAGATCTTTCGGGCCATGTGTGGGCCACTGGGAGGGCTGATCACCACCTACACCCGGTTGAAGTCACCAACGCGGGCCATTCAACTATTAGCCTTGGTGAGTATTGCCACTCTGGTCGTTTTACTGATCACCAACCAGAATCCGACCTCGGTAGCCGTTGGTATTGGCCTGATCCTGCTGCTGGCCTTTACCTGTTATGCCTCACGCGGGTTGTACTTCGCCTGTATCGGCGAAGCCAGAACGCCAAAATACATTATGGGCACCACCGTGGGGATCTGCTCGGTGATCGGCTTCCTGCCCGACGTGTTTGTTTACCCGGTCATCGGCCATTGGCAGGACACGCTGCCCGCCGCCGAGGCTTATCACAATATGTGGCTGATGGGGCTGGCTGCCACCACGCTGGTTGTGGTGTTCACCTTCCTGCTGTTTAACAACATCAAACGCGC
- a CDS encoding FAD-binding oxidoreductase, translating to MSLSREEIVVQLKEIVGSERVITDEKVLQKNSVDRFRKYADIHGVFTQPLPAAVVKLANTQQVADVLAFMNKHGINGVPRTGASATEGGLETVVKNSVVLDGSAMNKVISIDIRNMQATAQCGVPLEVLENQLRAQGYTTGHSPQSKPLAQMGGLVATRSIGQFSTLYGAIEDMVVGLEAVFPNGTITRIKNVPRRAAGPDIRHVIIGNEGALCFITEVTVKIFKYMPENNLFYGYILDNMQTGFNILREVMVEGYRPSIARLYDAEDGTQHFTHFAEGKCVLIFMAEGAKGIAQATGAGIEEIVKRYPECKRVDSKLIETWFNNLNWGPDKVAAERVQIMKTNNMGFTTEVSGDWASINTIYENVIRRIREEFPHAGDITMLGGHSSHSYINGTNMYFVYDYNVVDCKPEEEIDKYHNPLNKIIVEETIKQGGSMVHHHGIGKHRVHWTKDEHGSAYYILKALKEVYDPNGIMNTGTIYPIEK from the coding sequence ATGTCTCTATCTCGTGAAGAAATTGTCGTTCAGTTAAAAGAAATAGTGGGTTCGGAGCGGGTTATTACCGACGAAAAAGTACTGCAGAAAAACAGCGTAGACCGCTTCAGAAAATATGCTGATATTCACGGTGTATTTACCCAGCCACTGCCTGCAGCGGTGGTTAAACTGGCCAATACCCAACAGGTTGCTGACGTGCTGGCATTTATGAATAAGCACGGTATCAATGGGGTACCGAGAACCGGAGCCTCCGCGACTGAAGGTGGGTTGGAGACGGTGGTGAAAAATTCCGTGGTGCTTGATGGCTCCGCGATGAATAAGGTCATCAGCATTGATATCCGCAACATGCAGGCCACGGCGCAGTGCGGTGTTCCACTAGAAGTATTGGAAAATCAATTACGTGCTCAGGGGTACACCACCGGCCACTCTCCGCAGTCCAAACCGTTGGCGCAGATGGGCGGTCTGGTCGCGACGCGCAGTATCGGCCAGTTCTCCACGCTGTACGGGGCGATCGAAGACATGGTTGTTGGGTTGGAAGCGGTATTCCCGAACGGCACGATCACCCGGATTAAAAACGTACCACGTCGGGCGGCTGGGCCAGATATTCGTCATGTGATTATCGGCAACGAAGGTGCATTGTGCTTTATCACCGAGGTCACGGTGAAAATTTTCAAATATATGCCGGAAAACAACCTGTTCTACGGCTACATTCTCGACAATATGCAGACTGGTTTCAACATCCTGCGCGAAGTGATGGTTGAAGGCTATCGCCCATCTATTGCCCGCTTGTATGACGCAGAAGACGGTACCCAGCACTTTACCCATTTTGCTGAAGGTAAATGCGTACTGATCTTTATGGCCGAAGGGGCAAAAGGCATTGCACAAGCCACGGGGGCGGGCATTGAAGAGATCGTGAAGCGCTATCCGGAATGCAAAAGGGTCGATAGCAAGCTGATTGAAACCTGGTTCAACAACCTGAACTGGGGCCCGGATAAAGTGGCCGCAGAGCGTGTACAGATCATGAAGACCAATAATATGGGCTTCACCACCGAAGTTTCTGGCGATTGGGCCAGCATCAACACCATTTATGAGAATGTGATCCGCCGCATCCGCGAAGAATTCCCTCATGCTGGCGATATCACTATGCTGGGTGGCCACTCGTCACACAGCTATATCAACGGGACTAACATGTACTTTGTCTATGACTACAACGTGGTGGACTGCAAGCCGGAAGAGGAAATCGATAAATACCATAATCCGCTGAACAAAATCATTGTGGAAGAGACCATTAAACAAGGCGGTTCGATGGTGCATCACCACGGTATTGGTAAACACCGCGTGCACTGGACCAAGGATGAACATGGCAGTGCCTACTACATCCTCAAGGCGTTGAAAGAGGTGTACGACCCGAATGGCATCATGAATACTGGCACCATTTATCCGATTGAAAAATAA